The segment CAAGGATGTTAACATTGGCACACGTGTTAGAAAAAAGTTTCAGGTATTTAGCAATCAGCATGGCATCTTGAAACAGAATGCAGGTTTTGGTGCTAAAATGGGATCCAATTTACATGTCAGAGCCACAACaatgttaaattatttgtcCTGTTAAAGAATAATAACTTCAGTGCCAATGGTAGCAGCCTTTGTAAAGATAGTGAAGAATCAGTCGATCGCATTTTAATTCATTGTGTTAAGACTAAAGAGCTATGGACCTTTTTGTTAGCAGTCTTTGGCTTGGTTTGGGTGTTTTCAGCCTCGATGAAAAATCTCCTGCTAAAATGGAAATTAATGGGGCTAGATAAGAAGAAAAGAGCAGTTTGGCACTTAGCCCCGTTTTGCTTATTTTGGTGTAACTGGAAAGAGCACAATCAAAGGACTTTCAAAGATGAAGAGTTTTCTGATCAAAGATTGAAGGTTTTCTTCATATGGTCACTTTTAGAGTGGTCCTATGATTATTTGGACTTGGAGAACCCCtctattttgaatttcttagatgCTCTTTACTGTGGTTAGCTATACCATGTTTTTGTAGGCTAATGTGTATACTACCTGTATATGGAGGGTGTGCCCCTTCTTTTTGGCTTCTATTAATACATGATttgttgtctatcaaaaaaaaggtACTCAGGTCTCCATTCACTATTTAGATGCTTGTAAACATGACTGGAACAAGTCCAACTGATGATTTGACAATGAGCTCATTTCCTAAATAATGTACCTTTTGAACAGCAGGATGCACTGGATCAAGTTGAAAAAATTTTGACTCAAGTTTGGGGAGCTGGGTTCCATGTTCATATTGAGGCAAATGCCGGAACAGTTCAACTCTGTTTCTAGCTTCAGTTGGTTTGACCACTGCACGCCTTTTAGCCTTTTCCACCCTGTTCTTGTCGTCAAATTGCATGCGAGGAGGAGGAACATCtttcttcttatctttttctGGAATCCGCTCACCTCCTTTTTTGTCAGAAGCAGCAACAGAAGATGGAACCTGCTTCACAGCTTTACTTGCCTTTTCTTTCATTGGAGTTGCAGCCCCAGAAGCAGCAGCTGGTTTATTTCCTCCAGCTTTAAGTTTAACATGAAAGAGGATATGTCAAATGATCACATAATTCTATGCAATACATGCAAAGAATCACATAGTGGGACAGCTAAACAAGTGGGTGATTAATAACCGCAAGTAATATCAACCAACAACAGTATAAAACACTTGCTTTTCTAATATACTTTCCCTTTTTggctattaaaaaatataattatcgtAATCAACCAATGTAACCATTTAGAAAAAGGTTTGTGTTTGTGTTTGATTAGTCAATCCATCTAACATGTTTACTTAATTGTATCAAACTGACCCATGTATGACCCAacccatataaatttattaattttatacatttaaaaagtaaaaatacttttaaattataaatatgttaaaattttaaataattaaataaaatttgtatgtatttgaatataaagattaaaaacatttataattaaaacattaaataaaaaataaataattatagaattttaattttaattactttttataaagtaaacatattattcaataattaaattattcaaaatttttaaaaatcaaagttgaaagttAAAGCAACTAAAAAGTActttaaaataatacatttataaatttaaattttgaataagttAAAAGGGTTATACTCGTGTTAATTGGTCTAATGAATTAGTTATTCATGTCAATTCATACACAATCCAACTTAACCCAATTACTAAACGTGTTAAACATGTCGTGCCGTATCTTGTTATCTATGTAATCAATGAGTCATGTTTGTGTCAACTCATTCTGATACAATTGTTAAATAGGCCATATTCAGGTcaagtaaatttttatttcttacatGAACCCAACACGACACAACTCATTGTCTCCCTTGTATTATACTTACCAAATACAACGTAAtgaattatcttttttttatccaaaaaagaaTGTTTTAAGTCAAACATGTGACAAGCAACTTCTTTGTGAAGTACTCAAGCCCTCCTACATCCTAAATGGGATTTCCAATTAGggtttaaatgaaaataaaaaaccctcCCATTGAGATTGTGATAGAGCCTACCATGAAGCATAAATTTGTAAGTTCAATACCTCACTCACACTTTCAGCACAATTACTCATGAAGCTCACCAAATTCGCAGGTCATGTTGCAAAAGAGGAAACCTTAAGCTAAAATGGTGtgtcatgtatttttttttataggtaaataagcaaatatattaaaagcacaaGGAAAAGGTGCACCAAGTACACGTGGAGTATACAAAGAGCGCCAAAATGCGAGCAAAAGGGGGGAAAAACAACAAACCAAcccaaaacaaagacaacaccCTATGGATCATAGAAACAGAGGGCTTGCAAACAATTTAACCTAGTCTACATTCTGTTGTCCGACTAGAGCCAACAAACCACCCAAATAAAACAAGCAACAACTACCTACTTCAGCAAATACTACTCCCCCAAGTCACTACTTGACGCACTTACCCACTATCCCCTTGAAAAAACAAGCATGTCAACTACTATGAAGCCCTTACAAGAAATGAAGGGAATGTAAACATCCATTTCCTCTCCACCACCCATCCCCTAACCTTATCACTAACTTGGACAGTCAAATACCAAATCCCACCCACACTTCCTTCTTTTGCATAAGATTGAAGAATTGGTGGATCATCTTTTTTAGCATTGTTCAACAACATTGACATTATGGCATAGGTTGTTTGGACTTGCTAAGAGTGACAGGTCCACTTAGGAGTGTGGTGGAGATGTTAACTATTGCTTACCAAGGTTTTAGAGGTCTCATAGTGGAAAGTAACTATGATATATTGCTATCCACATTAATTTGGATCATATGGTAGGAAAGAAATGCGAAGTCAATCCAATAAACTTGCAATTAATCcaatttagaattggattaaCAACATTGGTACTtatatgaagaaattttttgaaaatcctATCAAAACAAAACTCATAAAACTTTCAGCAATATAATGCCCTGAACCCTTCTTCAACCCTCAACACCCACTCCCTCTCCTCCTCCTCTTGCCCCGTCTCTCTTTCTTGAAGAACTAGCTCAATTAGCAGGCACTTCCACTTAAGACAGGAGATTTCAGGTCCAATTCCCAAACTTAATGCAATACATTGTCCTTATATCTGTGATTTTCTCCAGTCCAGCAAAGTAGAACTAGTGGGTTTCAGCATTTTCAAGGGAAAAAATGGGTACTTAAAGTGGATGGAAGCAAAAAAagtggtttaaaaaaaatcaggtGCTGCTAGCAGAGTAAATCCCCTTTGAGGATACAGTGCAATAAATATAAAGACTATAGCCTGACCTCCAACTATAGTATTTCACCATCCTGAGACCTAAACATGATCTGAAACTTtccattgaattttttatttttcagtgGTGTTCCCCACAGACCTTGAAGCCTACTAGTTATATTCCATGAGATAAttctctcaaaatttaaaaacaaaaaataaaaataaaaataaagccaCCTAAAGGTACCCACAGTTAAAGggaatttcataaaaaattgaaccatctaaatcaaacaaaaattgcAAGATAGGTATAATAGTTtccatgatttttaaaaaaagaaacccacaaaaaaatgattttgaagaaaagaaaatttacaatTCGGATCTTTTGCAGCAGCTTTTGCTGCTCGTTGAGACTCCTGAAGGGCACGTCTTTCAGCCTTTGTAGTTTTCTCTTTCAATGGTTTTGAGCTTGTTGCCAATTCATTTTGCATTTCTGCAACTGCTCCTCCACTCTTTTCTGCAAGAGTTTCTTTTACGTCAAATGCTGTAATTTACAGATAGAGGAAAACAAAGAGTGAAATTTGAATGCAGAGCTTCTTATGTACATTGTTAACAAAAGCAAAAGCACACGGTTTGTACTAACAGTGAACAAGAAATCAGCAAACTAAGGCCAAGGTttttttgagagagaaagatAAGCAAACTAAGACCAAGTTACTACGTTGATAAAGCCAATCAAGAAAATTTTGCCAATTCCCCCCCGGTTGTACAAGCAGAAATTGTAACCTATCACACCATATGGATCCTGCTATTATTCCCACTAGATGTGATCGACAACTTTGATGGGCTCTCATCTTGGCTTAGAAAATCGGTTTACATTCTTTacctcaaaaaaaataaaaaataaaaatcccaccagaaaatagtttttgccCATTTCATAGCTTAAATGATTTTCTGGCTCCATATTCCATTGAGATCAAACATCAAACTTCTTTTCTTACAGTGAATCTCCTTTCTCTTGCTGCAGTCAATACTCTCCAAATGACAAGCAGAAAAATCAACAGGAAAAACAGTTTCCCCACAGGATCATTTTGCCTGAAGAGAGGGGAACTCAGCCTTGAATAAAACTCATCAGAAGTTTTGAATTTTACAACTAGttcaatttaaatattcaatgaATATGTCAGGATGCCTGAAGCCACTTTGAAATGCTTGAGAGGATagttcattttaaaaattataaaatgacaCCACAAAGATAAGCAAATTTCTAAAGGAAAATTAACCAAACACCACTATCATTCAATTTTTTCCCACAGAAACTTCATTAGAGTTTTCTCCTTTATGAAGCAACagttttgacataaaatatgtCCCTTTATATCATATCTAGTAGCCACTCAACAGTTTGCTCAAAATAGCTTGCTtcattaaacattttaatttttgtttcttttttcccctcatCCCTCCAGGGAACCAAAAAGAGTATGATCTTATCACATAATTGAGAATTAATCATGTTAAACAAACAGCAAAAAGTTGTGCTCCCAGTGAGATTACACGAATTCTATAGACAGGAACAGAAGTAAGCAATAACAAGCATCACCTGGAATAAATTTGATGTACACTCAATGCCTGTCAAACTATCACACAGGTTGAAGGCCTAGGATACTCAACAAGAACTTGAATTAGGTCCTATTCCAGTGAACATTAtactaaacaaactaagaagaAAAAGACCATACCTACTTATGATTAGGATAACAGATGCACGAGTTGCTGTTGTATCTCAAAAGCTCCACTTTGTAATTCTTTAAGACATTTTATCTATCATAAACCACTAGATCAGGTGTGTGTATGGTAGCTAATAATTCTCTTGATGTGATTCAAGCAAAGTTCTTATGAATCCTTCAATAGACCATATAATAAGCACCCCCACATCCAGTTGATCAAACTAACATCCTTGACTCCATAAAACCATTGTCCCAAATCTCAAGGAATACTAAGCAATCTTGAGGCACTTAGGTCCTTTGTTGAAATGAAAGCGGTCCTTGCTCTCTCTTCAAGTTTCCTTTGACATACCAATTGGTGCATGTTTTTCTTATTCAAGTTCAAATGGTTATTGGTTTAACCACCTCTTTGCCTTCTATTTAATATTACTTGTTTGATCCCACCATTTAAttatataacattaaaattCTATTGCTTGTCAGTTTTCTTGAGGTTTCGAGGAAACTAGGCTTACTCCTTAGATGATTTCTACAggccaaattttaaatttgtccTCTCCCTAAAAGCACCCATTAATTATGGCATGCCAACCTTCCTAAGCAGTGCACATTTCAACCCAAACATTTCACACAAAATAATGcagcaaacaaacaaaaaccctTGCTACATTAGTTTCAAAcctaataatttctaaatactGATTCTTCATTCTTCATATCTTCATATTTCCATCTCAATCTAAGTCTGAGCAACTCTCTCAAGCAATAAACAAACAAGCAAGCAAAATACTTATACAAAATAAGTACAAGGTCTTAAGAGAAACTGTCGTTTAACGATACCAATCACTGCGGCAGGTTTTTTTGCGGCAGGTTTTTTTACGGCTGGAACCACCGCAGGAGGATTAATTTTCATCGCCGTCGAATCAAACCCACCGCTCGGCAAAGACGAAGCAAACTTCCCCGAACTGCTCCGGCGAAAAAAAACCGAATAGTCCTCGGAGAACTCCCCGTCTCCGATCCTGCTGGACGCCGACGTCCCGAGAAGCAACTCCGAAGCGTCGTAGCTCCCAACCGCCATGCGATCTTCCACCGCCGGCGGCCGAAACGTCGAAGCCGAAACCGGCACTGCAAGGGGCCGCGACAGTACAAAGTTGTCGGATGCGTGACGCGGCGGTGGGATCATGACTGGTGAGAGGGAGTTTCCCGCCGGCGAGATGTTGGAGACTGGAGGCGACGACGAGAACCCAAGGGGACCAGACTGTGAGCGATCCCGCAGTGCACCGGGGGCAAAAAACCCTACCTGGCGCACTTTAGGATCGATGGGGATTCGAGAGGTTCGACGCGCCTCCATAGAGCGTAGAACGAAAAGCTAGGTTTTCAGTGGTcgtgatgatgatgaagaaagtGGATTGAAATCCAATCCatcgaaaaaagaaaaaaaaattagggtttcatATTGATTGAGAGGTGCAGGGAAAGAAATTAGAGATGCCGGCGAAATGGGCAAAATCTTCTGCTTGGCGGCTGATTGTCTCACCGGCATGGGAGTCTAGTGACTCCCTaatttaacatttgaaaaaagtttagaaaatttaataaaggaattataatttatgaaaaataaaataaaatattgtaacataaatatcaaatttggTGTGCTAGATATGGAGATTTTATAATTATCTATATGAAATATCCCCATTTTGCCTTTGACTTTGAGGGTTAATGGATTATTGTGATATTGTAGAAGcctttttcttataatttttcacttattaaaatatttgaatttattttttaaagataaatattaactattaaatataaaattatttttttagataagtattttgtaaatcaatttgataattaaaagtaatttaataacttaatttaagtcattaagtatatttggtaaaataatttaaagttaaaaataactttaaataataaattaaaataattaacttatttttaagttaacatcttcattttatctttttatctccatttgtcttaattattattatgatattttttgcTACTCTACCGTCTTTATTGTTATTCGACCCATGTAccctatttataatttatgaggataaatatattaatctaatgatttataatcaattttaaattaattttttcaaaccaTCGTAATACTTGaagtaataataaattaataagttttaagttaacaactaaacatattttaatttaaagttaatttaattcattaagtaataagtattaagtctTACCAAAACGCtctaattcaataaaaaaaattatgtatttgtctgattaaatatgatatttttttcattgatgtTGATTAGTGAAGCAAATAATGTTTAGTGTTTACTAGGTCTTTAAAAACTTAACAAATGCTTGAAATATGGAAAGAAAGTCATGTGTATGACTAATCAAATGCCGGCATTTCAACATTGGTGATCAATGAAGCAAATAATGTTTACTActtctttaaatatttaagaaGTAGTTGAAATTCAAGAAGAAATTCATATATGTAAATCTAAGTGCAACATGCAACGTGTGACAATAATAGTGTGCttcacaatatttttattcgaaatatttttagtagaaatattttttatctacaAGTGCTTTTAGGataatcatttatatataagagtgtgtttgacaatgattttgaaaaatatttttaatatttttaacacttgaaattttatatttttcaagtattagaaagactaTAAATACTTAtcaaaattactatcaaaagtATTCTaagtatttctaaaaaaaaatattataagtgatttttcaatactaaaaatgaattttcatgtttttaaaaatatttccaaaaatttgtcttatcaaaatcattttcaaatatgctTACTATTGAATACAAATGCATCATTGTATTTATAGGAAAGAAGATAGAAGAAACATGACCAAGGAATTTGTGTTTTGGAGTCTATTTTTGGGGGTGAAACctatgagaaaatattttaagattttatgtAGATATCaatttaatagaattaaaatttattaaagtatctttttttattattttttttcaacctaaagacagaataaaatgttaaattcaTATATTAGTCCACATAAAGCTAgaaatacatttttaataacaaattttcatataaaatagaaataaatatgagtgaaaaaaaaataagaatcacAGGAAAAACATTTGGTAttcaaaatcttaaaattaacttaGAAAAATAATCGTAAAATGAtgtcaaaaacttaaatataTCGAATGATAGATAAATAAGAATGGAAATAAGAATGTGTGTCGGTATATCATgtagaagaaataaattaaaatcttgataataaaatttgattttcataataataatttttttttctttttcaattatgttttaaaacacAATGCCACTATGCTAACAATCTCTTGCTTCTTTATTTTGTGTAGAGTGTACAAGACAAAAGAAGAAAGCTATGGGAGAAGAAAATGGGAGACAAAAGTAAGATATTTAGGGCATGTTAATGAAAGGGGGGTTTGTTTCATTGTGCCAAATCGTGGGTCCCATATTTGtgacattttgttttttatattcacTGCCAAAACAAAGATTAGGAATaggtttgattttcaaaaagtattaaaaaataaaagtaatttaaaaaatatatattatttttatatgtttggaTATTTCAAATaggtaaaaagtaaaaaataaaaaaataaaaacatttcactatttagtttaaaataaaaagtagaaaatgtttgagaaatatatttctttttccttttctcaatttttacatggtaaacaaaataacaataatattaataaataaggtttgtttggaaactattttttagaataatttttattttcaaatacaaaaaaaatacaaaaaacacgtttaacaataaaaataattgttttgtgtgttttgtttttatttt is part of the Vitis riparia cultivar Riparia Gloire de Montpellier isolate 1030 chromosome 17, EGFV_Vit.rip_1.0, whole genome shotgun sequence genome and harbors:
- the LOC117904546 gene encoding translation initiation factor eIF-2B subunit delta-like gives rise to the protein MEARRTSRIPIDPKVRQVGFFAPGALRDRSQSGPLGFSSSPPVSNISPAGNSLSPVMIPPPRHASDNFVLSRPLAVPVSASTFRPPAVEDRMAVGSYDASELLLGTSASSRIGDGEFSEDYSVFFRRSSSGKFASSLPSGGFDSTAMKINPPAVVPAVKKPAAKKPAAVIEKSGGAVAEMQNELATSSKPLKEKTTKAERRALQESQRAAKAAAKDPNSGGNKPAAASGAATPMKEKASKAVKQVPSSVAASDKKGGERIPEKDKKKDVPPPRMQFDDKNRVEKAKRRAVVKPTEARNRVELFRHLPQYEHGTQLPKLESKFFQLDPVHPAVQKVGFQYLAGDIVGGNARCIAMLRAFQEAIKDYFMPPEKTLARDLTAKISSYVSFLNECRPLSISMGNSIRFLKNRIAKLPLTVSESEAKDALYSDIDRFINEKIVLADKVIVRHAATKIRDGDVLLTYGFSCVVEMTMLYAHELGRQFRVVVVDSHPKFEGQALLRRLVEKGLSCSYTHINAVSYIMHEVTRVFLGAASIFSNGTVYSRVGTACVAMVAHAFRVPVLICCEAYKFHERVQLDSICSNELGDPDVISKVAGRADVNYLDNWRDKENLQLLNLIYDATPSDYVSMIITDYGMVPPTSVPVIVREYREHLWI